A DNA window from Candidatus Sulfidibacterium hydrothermale contains the following coding sequences:
- a CDS encoding threonyl-tRNA synthetase editing domain-containing protein, translated as MKLLMIYCERFAYKPVNKSLSDFPDITEGGVFEDALVAFIQTEEQDMQNSKPVETKLVKNLKWGAKKNNTRKVVLHSFAHLSESKADPHFTKELFDAAEARMKNADYECEQTPFGYFLDIDVKAPGISQARIFKSF; from the coding sequence ATGAAATTATTAATGATTTATTGCGAACGCTTTGCCTATAAACCGGTAAATAAATCCCTTTCCGATTTTCCGGATATCACCGAAGGCGGCGTTTTTGAAGATGCGCTGGTAGCTTTTATCCAAACAGAAGAGCAGGATATGCAAAACAGCAAACCCGTAGAAACCAAATTGGTAAAGAACCTGAAATGGGGCGCCAAAAAGAACAATACCCGGAAAGTTGTTTTACACTCCTTTGCCCATTTATCAGAAAGCAAAGCGGATCCCCATTTTACAAAAGAACTTTTTGACGCAGCAGAAGCCCGTATGAAAAATGCAGACTACGAATGTGAACAAACGCCTTTTGGTTACTTTCTGGATATTGACGTAAAAGCTCCGGGAATATCACAGGCCAGGATTTTTAAAAGCTTCTAA
- a CDS encoding TonB-dependent receptor produces MKHDIIPTARKALQINLDTDFYGSFAEIGGGQEVARQFFVAGGASGTVAKTISAYDKRFSDARYNDNKPGRYVSEERLMKMLRKEYHEVEKLLSEKYTARTFFAFADTVEILNYSKTNYAHGWMGVKFQLHPGGRSNTVVLHVKLLENDGVMQQTTLGILGVNLLYACKNFYDDPSRFLISLMDNLSPDRFCISALRMSGPDLDYVDNRLLAIQLVQNGMAHAMMFDKKGNVQQPSDMLYKKNVLAFRGSFRPVTYVVKDILRQSIELFQKDESYEPDNTLSFCEITLNNLLTEGEEDSRDFLERIDMLNAIGQNVMISDFKEYFKLVDFFSQFKLKNLRIVMGVPTLEKVMDKRYYENLKGGILQALGLLFPKNTKLYIYPTLKKEENKKYLITSKDIFLSSDIRLLFGYLIENRLILDLGSELPEHLFVKSREVLKMIQERNPEWERYVPMDISKIIKAKGLFVKN; encoded by the coding sequence ATGAAACATGATATTATCCCAACGGCAAGAAAAGCCTTACAGATTAATCTGGATACCGATTTTTACGGAAGTTTTGCCGAAATTGGAGGCGGCCAGGAGGTGGCCCGGCAGTTTTTTGTGGCAGGAGGTGCTTCAGGAACAGTTGCTAAAACAATTTCAGCATACGACAAACGTTTTAGTGACGCCCGTTATAATGATAATAAACCGGGAAGGTATGTTTCGGAAGAACGTTTGATGAAAATGCTCCGAAAAGAATACCATGAAGTAGAGAAGCTGCTTTCGGAAAAATATACAGCCCGCACTTTTTTTGCTTTTGCCGATACGGTAGAAATTCTTAATTATTCAAAAACCAATTATGCTCACGGCTGGATGGGCGTAAAATTTCAATTGCATCCGGGAGGACGTTCCAATACGGTAGTACTTCATGTTAAATTGCTTGAGAACGACGGGGTTATGCAGCAAACAACGCTTGGCATTCTTGGGGTTAATTTGTTGTATGCCTGCAAAAATTTTTATGATGATCCGTCCCGTTTCTTAATATCATTGATGGATAATCTTTCGCCGGATCGTTTTTGCATTTCAGCCTTGCGGATGTCGGGACCTGATTTGGATTATGTGGATAACCGGCTTTTGGCTATTCAATTGGTACAGAATGGTATGGCTCATGCCATGATGTTTGATAAGAAGGGAAATGTTCAACAACCCTCGGATATGCTTTACAAGAAGAATGTGCTGGCATTTCGTGGAAGTTTTCGCCCCGTAACCTATGTAGTAAAAGATATTTTAAGGCAAAGCATCGAATTATTTCAAAAAGATGAATCTTATGAACCGGATAATACGCTTTCTTTTTGTGAAATAACATTGAATAATCTACTTACAGAAGGAGAAGAAGATTCCCGGGATTTTCTGGAAAGAATTGATATGCTGAATGCTATCGGACAGAATGTGATGATTTCCGATTTTAAAGAGTACTTCAAACTGGTCGATTTCTTTTCGCAATTTAAATTGAAAAACCTGCGAATAGTTATGGGCGTGCCTACACTCGAAAAGGTAATGGATAAGCGGTATTATGAAAACCTGAAAGGAGGAATCCTTCAGGCTTTGGGATTGCTTTTTCCTAAAAATACCAAATTGTATATCTATCCTACACTGAAAAAAGAGGAAAATAAAAAATACCTGATAACCTCCAAAGACATTTTTCTGTCGTCTGATATCCGGTTGTTATTTGGCTATTTGATTGAAAACCGGCTGATTCTGGATCTGGGAAGCGAGCTGCCGGAGCACTTATTTGTCAAATCACGTGAAGTGTTAAAGATGATACAGGAAAGAAATCCTGAATGGGAAAGATACGTACCGATGGATATCTCGAAAATTATTAAAGCAAAAGGACTTTTTGTAAAAAACTGA